The genome window ACCCTGGTCTTGCATGGATCTGATGTGTTCTGCAAGTGAAGAAAGCCCCTTCTTCAGAGCCTGCAAGAGCAATGGGCTGCTGGGGGATGCCCAGTGCCTTGCAAGGGTGGGGAGAGGCAGTAAGGGCAGGAGAGGCCATGAGCAtcatgcagcagctgctgggatcGGAAGGGAAGGGTGGACATCAACAAGGAGCCAAACTGGAAGCCTGTCAATGGGTGGAGGCCATGCTACAATGGAAGAAAACCATCAGAGGGAATGGCTGCACCCACCATCACCTCTTCCAGCTCAACAAGCAGCTTGGCCCCCTTATCACAAAGAGCAGCATCCTTCAACATGTCAAATAGAAACAGTAACTCGGGTGCGAGCTCAGAGCCCCACGTGCCATTGTCACCCATGGGGATATTGCACATCACCCAAAGCCAGGGATTTCTCAGGTACTGcgtggaagaggaggaaggaccCAGGAGACCCCCTGGGGCTCCCCATTGCCCACCCACTGGGGGTCCTCAGACACTGCAACCCCCGAGGACACTGCAGATTGCACCTTCTCCGACCTAGTGCTGGCCATTGTcaggggctcagcaccacaagGGATGATGCTGTGCAGGCTGCAAGTGGGGACAGCTTGTGCACCCCAGGCACCCCCAAAACTGCCTGAGCCCTCGCCTCCAGCCAGCAAAAGGAGACCACTTCCAGAAGGTAATTACTGGTGTGCACTGTCATGGAAAACCATATCTGGAGCCCCTTGAAAGCTACAGGATCAGGCTTATGCAAGCAATGGAATATTTTAACATGGAGCTATCTTGATAGGCCAGAACGGTTAATACTAACAAAAATAGAGATTAAACATGGAAAAGACCATCCCCAGTGTTGTATCAAACCAGCTCTGACCTGCAGCACCAAAGAAACACCCCACATCTATATTTATACTGTTTccaaagctgtatttatttgcttatcCCACAATGCCTCTGAGAAGGCGAGGAGGGAGCCCAGCATCTGCAGCTCACCCAGCACCAGGAATGTTTGCTCAACTGTTAATCAATTAAGAAGGAGAGGATGGCAGGAGGATAATCCTGCCTCTTCTGCTGTGTCCCAGCAGCGCCAGCCCCAGGGGGCCAGTGGGGTAGGGGCTGGACCAGCCCCAGCTCACTGCGGTATCCCACTGCTGCCGAGGGAACACTGACACTGCTGCCATTGTCACCTCCGGACTGCCAGCCACCCACGAGCGGGACCTGGGAGAGCTTTTGAGGATCACTGGACGTTTGCTGGCCGGTGGAGGGCTGAGGAACCCGGTGTGGGAAGAACACAAGCAGCCAGGAGCACAGGGCAAGGAGCCAGCCCAGGCAGATGCCAACCAGCTCCCACCGCAGGAATGTGCTCACCAGGGCACAGCAGTCAAACAGCATTAGAGGAAAGAACTTCCCTTTATCCAGCATTTGTGATGGGATAAATGGAGCTGAGAAGCAGACACCTTTGCTCTGGTAGCACTGCCCTGCTGCATCCCACCGTGGGACTGAAGGTAACCCAGCATCCACTAATCTCTGCTGCGGGCACTGGGGAGCCCTTAGGGACAGCTTCCACCTTGCACCAGCATTGTGGTATCTTCACAAGGAAGTTACAGGTCCTGTCTGTGTCCATAGCCACAGCATGGGCATCTCTGCAAGGACACAGTGTCCCTGTCCCCAGAATCTTCAGTCTCAGACAGCAAAGAGATAAAGtgtggaagaaagggaaatttatcctcagaagaagaaagaagagaaggtgGTTTGAGGTTTGGGCAGTTTAACCTCTGAAAAGAGTCTGGTTCTAGAAATACACATGGGTGGGATGCATTTATGGCCCTCACCTTTTTTGCTCCAATCTGACTcttcctgcagaagcagcaagctGTTAGGCTGGTATTTTTTGTAAGGGGATGGGAGAACCAAGCATCAGCCATCAGCTGCACTAAGGGAAGGAGCATGGAGGCATACATGACCTAGCTTCAGTGTCCAGCAGAAACAGGCTGGGGTGTAAATCTCACCCATCAGTTGCTCTCACACACAGCAACAGAGGTATGTAACTGCAGGAACTGGTCATCAAATGATTACAAGACTGAAGGTGGTTGAACCTgctcaaagaacagaaaaaaactatCAATCAGTGGATAGAAGATGATGCTTTAGAGgtgaatttttctttccccatcatCCACCCAGCTGAGCTTTCCGAGCAGCACACACTTATGGGGCATCTCAGTCCTGATCAACCTGGAGaggcaaaggaggaaaacacaggATTCTTCTGCCTGCCTCCTCTTTCACTGTCTCAAAGGTCCTGGCCAAGACACTCAAAGAGCTACTCCAGAGATTAAAACATGCACATGACACTTGTGATGCCCACTGAATCAAGCATAAGCAAAGATACCATTGTTTTGGTCAGAGTTTTAAATCCTACAGTATAAGTCTATCAGGAGGTCCTTCTGGCAGGAGCCTGGAGCTCCTATGGTCAGAGCATCCCTCTGGAGATGAGGCAGGAGAACTGctcagcatcatagaatcaaccaggttggaaagacctttaagatcgaGTCCAACCTCTacctcagcactgccaaggccaccactaacccatggcactagAGCCTCTtctacacagtgtgtgaacacttggTCAGCCTGTTTCAACACCTGGGCACCATCACCGTGGTGCCGAGGCGAGTGGTGAGACCCcagctgctccacagcagggctggcaAACACTGGAAGCCTGACATGGACCAGTTTGCACTGAGATCCCACATTACATCATCATTCCCTCTGCACCACAGGCTCACCAGAACCTACAGTCACACCCCAGACAccctttttctcccccaaaCTGGTCGTGCAATGAAAACAAGGTTCATACTGacagctgctgagcagaggCCGGGCTGGCAGGCAGCTTGCACAGCACCGCAGGAGCATGCTCAGcggtgctggctgctgcctcaCAGCAACAATGGAAAAACCCAGGAATCTCGGTGAATAGCCAGTCTGTGTCCTAAGTCAGCCCTTggattttctccctttcttgaGCCCGTCTCGCCTCTGCAAAAGCTCCACTGGGGCTCTGCAGCCAGGCTCAGGAGCACAGCTCTCAACAAGCTCACAGTTATGTGCTGGGCCCTCAagtgtgtgctgcagccaggaccTGGCTGGAAATCAGTTCAAAATgttccagttccaaaccccacCCCGCAACCCCTGGATCTCTCCCTTCACACTCACACAAGCAGGCGCTGGGGCTTTTAACCACTTTGTTTTAGCCTGCTCCATCGGGAGAGCAAGGAGCATCCCTTGGGTTAACTCACCTTTGCCATTGCTACCCTGAGAGAGGAGCCAGGGCAAACCCTAGTCCCAGCTCCAGCCGTGATTTCCTTGCTCTGCCACCATCCCTTTACCAATGCTTACACCTTTCCCTCTCCATAGCTTCATCCTGGTAGCCACAGGCATTGCCACCCATCCAACCTACACACAGCAGAGCATCGCTGTCTAGCATTTTATATCCATACCCTACAGGCTCTTccactgctccatcccttgtTGGAAGGCAACGGCCACTGCCCCACAGTGCCACATGCCGAGATAAACCCCCTCACACAGGTCTGCTGACCATGACCATGCATGTGTCCCACTCAACTGCTCATGGGAAAAGACACAGCAGAAATGAAGACCTGTCTTTGTTCTCCCTTTCTTGGCCAGCTCCAAGGTGCAGCCTGGATCTGCAAGTCTTCAACCTTGTAGTTGCAAGAGCAACTACAGCACTGTTGGCCTCTGGCATGACCCTGTATCACTCCCATCATTTCCCATCCCTTCGCAGGCAAATTCCTTTGACATCAACAAGATGAGATCCCAAAAACCCCTTCCTCTGTGGTAAGAGGACACGATGCTTCTCCCCAAGCCAGCTGAGGAGCTTCAGCACAAGGTGTCTGTGGAGCACAGCAGTGCTCCCTGCTTTGCAATTCAACCAAAACAGGTTATTTCCCCCCAGCTGATAAATCTGGAACCTGCTCAGCTCAGTAAGGACCAAAGGGGTCCCCCACAGATCAGGTCTCTGCTTGTTCTCCCTGTTGCACAGAGGAAAACTCCCTCGGCTCAGTCTCTTCagcagcagggcctggcagGACCATGGATGCTCCTCTGCCTGGTGCCAAGGGGTTAAGCTCACAGTAAGTTCCCAAAGCCAGTTGCTTCCAACTGGCTGCTGCCTGCGGTTTGTGGGAAgggattttgctttttaataacattATAAATAGGGCTGTGTTCAGCATGCTGCAAACACagttcctctcttctctcccacccatctcccttccttctcctcctcctgcttctctTCCCAATTCCACCTCTGACCATGTACCGGCCGGCCTTCTTCCTCAGTGTCCTCCTGGCATGTCTCACCTCCATCGTGCAGGCATGCCCCCCGAGCTGCCACTGCCATGGTGGGGACCTGCAGCATGTCATCTGTGACAATGCGGGGCTGAAGAAGATCCCCAAGGTGCCCGAGCAAACGCGGCTGCTCAACCTGCAGAAGAACAACTTCCCCGTGCTGCCCACCAATGGCTTCCGTGACATGAAGAAGCTGGTGTCCCTGCATCTCCAGAGCTCACGGATCAAGGAGATCTCCACCGGAGCCTTCCGGGGGCTCAAGAGCCTGGTCTACCTCTATCTCACTGACAACCAGATCAGTGTCATTAAGCCAGGAGCCTTTGATGACCTCTCTGAGCTCACCTACCTGTACCTGGACCAGAACAAGATCCCAGACCTACCCAAAGGGGTCCTCTCCCCTCTTGTCAACCTCTTCATCCTGCACTTAGGCAGCAATAAGATCCAGGAGCTGAAGCCAGGGGTCTTCAGTGGGGCTAAAGACCTGCGCTGGCTCTACCTCTCTGACAACTCCCTCACCAACCTCCTTCCTGGGGCCCTGGAGGATGTGGAAAACCTCGCTGTCCTGCACCTGGACAAGAACCAGCTGAGCAGCTACCCTGTGAATGCAATGAGTAAGCTGAGAGTGCTGGAGGAACTGAAGCTTTCTCATAATCCAATTGAGGTCATCCCTGACAATGCCTTCCAGTCCTTTGGGCGATACCTGCAGACGCTGCACCTGGACAACATGAAACTGAAGAAGGTGAgtcctttctcttccatttgcTCCAGATAAGAAACATGGGGCTTGATATTCTTCCCAAAGCCCTCTGTTTGCTGTTCCCCCCTTGCAGAAGAGAGGGGAGATGGAGGTCTGCAGGCTCTGCAGACATCAAGGCCTTGGCCAGTTGACAGCAGCTCAAGTGAGGGATGAGAGACCTTCACCCTCCTGTTGAGTTATTTTATGCAAACCCAAATCACCCAGTGTTGTTCAAACTGCCTGGAAAGGCAGCACATTCCCTCCCAAGATGGAGGTGACACCAAACAAAGGCGTTTGGGATGTACCAGGACAAATAGCAACCTTCCATCATGCCAGACACAAGGTGTGGGATGAGAGGCGGGTGTCTGCCTCCTGACTCAAGGGATTGAGGAGCACTGCCACcttgcagagctcagctgctctgcctccttccttcAGCCTGGGTACCTGTTGTaggctgggaggggagaggggctATGGATAGCAGTGATTTCTCACCCATGCCTTGCAGACAGGTAGGCATAAGGACCTTCACCTCCCCCCCATGACTTCCAACTTTACACGTTACAAAGAAAGGTTTGTTTATTGATGCTGTCTCAAAAGGAACTCACGCAGCATCTTACAAAGGGGCCCTGTTCCCactggagaggaggaggagggacaTTCAGGTATCCCAAATGGCAAAACAACCCCCTTCTTTTTCTATGAGAAAAGGCAGCAGCGTCACGCTCAGGGAATCACTTGCATTTGGACCTCTGAAATACCAGAACAGAAACAAGCACAgtgcaagagcagcagcatcctgatgTCCTAGGTGCATCCCACATAGCTGGAAAGAGAGGGGGCTGCAGGTGAGCAGAACAGCTCCCCCTGGGATGATGCTTTGCTAGGAAGCCCATAGACAAAGGGAATCCAGGTGAGGACTTCACAGCTGAGCAATACCCACCACGTGCAGGAAGATGcaatgaaaaagagaatttcTTAGCAACAAAGAGCAACTCCTAGAGCCTCATAGGGATGAAATCACCTGAAAGCTACCAGGAATAGAGAACACCAGAGTTTTCAAGGGGATATAGCACCCAAAATGCTCAAAAAGTGGATTAGAGCATGTCCAGGTGGAGAACAACATTACCTGTAACAGCTCAGTAGCACTTGGTCAGTATTTAAGTCCTTGTCCACTCTCAGCACTAACATCTCCAGGATGGGAACAAGCAAACTCAACACTGAAAACAACCCAGTGACCTCTCTAGGCAAGCCTTCAGACATGCTGTCACAGCACTTCTGTAGACTCGGGTTTAATGCAGTTTCATCGTGCACAAGTCACAAAGCACAGTTTAAACAATGTACCAGCTGTAGAGACATCAGAGTCCCAGGTTACACATTAGACTAACTTATGATGCTGCAGGGAATTAAATGTCCTTGGATTGGCCAGTAAGCAAGGATTAACAATGCCAGGCAGCAAAACCCACTTTGTTCTGTTCAGTGACCCCCTGGGGACAGGACCTTTAAAGGTTCTTCTGCAGCCAGATGCCTCTTTTCCTCCCCAACAGCCCAATAGGACACCAGTCCAGGGGATCAGCACTGCAGCTTTAGGGCTCCTATTCCGTGTCAGGAACACAGCTCAGAGCTTTCTCTTCAAATCCTCCAAGGCCTCATATCCAAACAGCCCACGCATGAGCTGTGCACATCTCATCACAGAGGTCTCACGACCTCGGACATCACCACCAAATACTTCAAGTGCCGCTGGCATCTTGATTGCAGCTCTTCCTCGTTCAGAAAAACACTGTCCTCAGCTGTCCCCTGCAAGTGTTTTGAGCTGATTAAGTGCAGAACCCTTCCACTCAAAACTATCTCAGCCTATATTGCATCAAGCAGAACAAGGAGAGCCCTCAGGCTACTCCACAGCTCCAGTATGGAGCTCCCAAAGCGATCCACCAGCATCACAGACCCCCATCGGTCATGGGCCAGGACCCACCATGTACATCAACATGAAGCCAGGCAATGGAAGCTTTACATACACCTTTCTCTGTGTATTTATTGCCAACTAACTTAGAGCAGCAATCACTCCTCCCTCTAAATAAGGGAAGAAATAACCCATTTCTTCACAAACGCGTGCTCTGGCAGGCAGCGCAGCGGCTGTAACCAGCAGATGTGAGCTCTCCTcatggggctgggagaggaaTGAGCAGCTGAGACACAGTACACCACTGTCCAAaggctgctgccccacagcacagcatgccAGCATCTCTGAGCAGCTCCACTATCAGCACAGTGAAACCTACCGAGGTCGGCGCAGTGCTGGACCACATGGACCAGCCCTGCTGACTGCCCAACAGCTCCGGGAGCCTCTTAGCTAAGCTCTAATCCTATCCAGCATTGCTTAATTTGGAAGATGACACAAACTCACAGCTTAAAATAGTGGGTTTTCCTTGTCAGGCTTTTTAGCTTAGAGAGCTTGAACACACCCTGATGGTGCCATCTGAAGTGCAAGGTTCTGGTCAGCAATGGGAGCACAGGGCCTTGGCTGGGGGGGGTTCTGGTAGATCTAGTGAGCCTCCTCTCCACCCTTTAGAGAAATCTTTCCCTCCCAGCTTTGAGAAGGGGGAGAAAAGCTCTGTCATAGCCAGGAGGAGCTTTGTGCTTTGCCAATTACCCCCTCTCCAAAGCATCACCCCCAGGGAAGTTTGTGTGGAAGGATTTGCTTTCAAGAAGAAACTTTCCAACTTGAGTAACCATGGGGTGAAAAAGGGCAGGATGAGGCCTCAGGGAAGATTGGAACCAGGTCCGCagcctctctcctctctttggCAGCTTTTTAAAGGAAGACTCTCCCTTAAAGCCTTCCCATTAATCAAGACAAGATaaatcctgcagcatcccctgcaAACAGCTCATTGGAGATGAGGAAAAACAGAGGAGGTTGAGGTGCTGGAAACCCGCCTCTATTTCTGCATTGCTCAGATGCCAAGTGTAACTTTCCACCCGGAGCCCCCGGGCACTGCCAAAGTCTACAGCCCCTTCAGGCGCCACAAACATTCCCTCCTTCAGCCATTCCAGGCACTGGGAGGGTTTCCAGCCTTGGAAAGGAATACACCcagaaaatatcttcatttaGAACGGAGAAGTATGGCTCAAAAACAGAGAAGGCTGCCAGACTTCTCTTTATTCAAGGATGTAGCACAAAGTCTATCCCACATGGATTTGGGATGGAGCTTTCTGCAGGCAGGGAACTCCATCACCCATGAGCCCACTAGCTTGGTGCCTCTGTTAGATGTCCAAAGCTTCCAGTGATCCAGGACACCATCCCACTGCTCTTTCCATGCTTATACCACTAAGGTTTgaattcccccttctctaacTCAGTGTTCCTCATCGCAAacctctgtgcttcagtttgcaGACAACGCATTCGCTGGTGTGACAGTGCTGAAGACGGCTCATGTGGAGAACAACCGGCTCACCCAGCTGCCCCGCAACTTCCCCTTCGACAAACTGGAGACGCTGACGCTGTCCCGCAACGCCTGGCACTGCAACTGCCAGCTCGCCCATCTGCGCAAGTACGGCACCATGCATCCCTTCCTGGGTGTCCCTGGGCATCCTCACAAAAGAGGGATGCGAAAGATgcatccatccccagcagctcGCTCCCCGTCCTCCCCTTTCCACTTATGGTGGTTTGTGCCTCTCATAAGCTCTTGGGCTTCTTCCTCCCCATGTCCCAGGTGGCTGAAGGGCAATCGCACCCGCACCGAGGATACCTGCTCTACACCCGCACAGTATCGGGGACAGTCCATCAGAGACACCCCAGCCCTCCGCACCTGCAAGCTCCCCACCAAGAGGTCCAAGAAGGGAAGCCGCCATTAAACACGTAAGATGGTTCACTTTTGGTCAGATCTACCAAACCTTGGTAGGGTTCTATCactgatttctgtttctgactTTAATAACACCAGGGTTTGGCTCAGAGCAGCTCATCCATTCACCCATGGATACCtctgctcagggctgctccatctcCTGGAAATATTGGGCTCCATGAGCTTTCCAGGACAGAGAATCTGCCTGCAGCATTAGGGATGGAGTGAACCCTGCAAAACAAACATGGGGCTAAAGACAGGCCTGGGGCAGCAAGTAAGGGTGAAATGTGTAATTAAGTGTCAAAACAAGTGTGGGTTTAGCCCACTCTTTCTCTGAGCTGGGTTCACAGATGCTTTACTTTTGTAACTGATTGGAGATGCTCAGCCTTTTACCCTAGTAAAGTCCTTCTGGAATCCAGGGCAGGGCATTGCTGGGAAATCTGGCCCCAGGCTGTCCAGCCCATGTGAAAATAGATGTCTTCCATAAGGAGCAATTCTCAGTCCAGCACCTGCCTTTCAGCAACTGCAATTCCCATCCAAGACActcatgtatttaaaaacaagggCAGATGCCTTCAAACGAGTGTCTCAGAAGAAGGAGGTTCGAGACAGCAAATACTCTTTGAATAGAGTGTTCTGGGCCAGGAAGTGATTCAGAGACAGGGCTGACTTTCCTTTGAGCAATGAGCTTGCTGACATCCAAACACCAACTGTGAAAACCTATCACACAAACACCTTCCACAACTGGATGCTATCAAGAGCACTGAAAACTCAGCACACAGAGTAGCTAAAAAGCCACAACTGTCATCACTCCATCCCAAGTATTTCACTTTTCCCCATCCCAGGAATACATCTGGAGATTGTACAGATTCCAAAGGACTCTGGATGAGCCTGAAAATTTATAAGCTCTTGGGAAAGGGAGCTTTGCTCATCTGTTAAGTGGAGTGTAGTGACTCTGCAGTGCATTGTACAAACAAGGGTTGTCACCATGTCCTATGGTAACAGAAAGGACAAGGCAAAAGCCTAAAACCCAGTTTGGTCCCCACTTCGCTAAGGATAACAGGATAACATCCATACAGGATAACATCCATAACAGGATGGAGAAAGTAAATTTATGACCCAGCTGTCAGGGATGATGCCAGCCTTCCCAAAGTCATTATTTCTCTGGCAGCACCAGAGGTTTTATGGATTAGAGATGGAAATACCAGTCATTCCATATGCGGTGGATAAAGTTCCGCTCTGAGGATGGAGAACTTCAGTTTTCTAAACCACAATactcaaatgcattttatttacacgtctgccccttcttaaccttctttctccctgcctaaGCTCAATCCCAGTTCACTCCTCCAtgatgaaagtaaaaaacacagggCGATTATACCTGTTTTTCATTATAGCACCTTCTATCCAGCTCTCTCAAATGCTCAAACAGGTTTACAGGTGTTAATGAGAAAGAAACTACTTGTTCCAGGCTTGCAGAAGACAAACCTTGGTACCTTCGGGTGTTAGTGCCAAAATGCAGATGCAGAAACCCACTCAGTGTGATGAGCATGATTCTAAGCCAGGCAGCTTTCTCAGGTGTCAGCTATGGGGATCTGTATTCATGACCGATGACTTGTGTCATTGACCATGTTGCAGATGCAAAGCTGCTTGGCAGTTCCTAAAATCTACCTGCCCTGGATTGTCTGAACTGAGGCACCAAAGTAATATCCCTGTTCTTGAAAACCTCACCCTTGGGTTCCTTCTTTACAAAGGAAGTGCTCATTGACCATCGCTGCTTTGGGTAAGGCACTCAAGAGTCATGCAGTGATTTAGCAGAAGAGGTCAGAGATGGGACTAATCCATCTCCTCCGTAAGAACTCACAATGGCTGCTTGACTCCTAACACTTCACTTTCAAGTATGGGCTTCACTCACTCactataaaagcaaacagacaagTTTACTGACTGCTTGGAAAACCCCCTTAAACATGTGgccttctctcttctttccccctAGCAGGCCCCGGTATGGCCTGTCCTGGTGACCGGTCACTTCAACCATCAGAAAACTACTGACTTCCGAGTCCTTCCTTTAAGCTTCTCCTACCTATCAGGAAACAGTTCTGATATATCCAAACACCTCCAGCCTCCTCCGAATCCCCGCTTCTCTGCTCGTCGCAGGATGGAATCCACCTTTTCAATCTTTTCCGACatctatatattttaaaagaggcATTTTTATGCATGATCATACTAAGACAAAGCTAACTTAGATCCTGCCGGTAAAACACAGTCATCTTTCCCAGAGGCAACATAAC of Melopsittacus undulatus isolate bMelUnd1 chromosome 11, bMelUnd1.mat.Z, whole genome shotgun sequence contains these proteins:
- the CHAD gene encoding chondroadherin, with product MYRPAFFLSVLLACLTSIVQACPPSCHCHGGDLQHVICDNAGLKKIPKVPEQTRLLNLQKNNFPVLPTNGFRDMKKLVSLHLQSSRIKEISTGAFRGLKSLVYLYLTDNQISVIKPGAFDDLSELTYLYLDQNKIPDLPKGVLSPLVNLFILHLGSNKIQELKPGVFSGAKDLRWLYLSDNSLTNLLPGALEDVENLAVLHLDKNQLSSYPVNAMSKLRVLEELKLSHNPIEVIPDNAFQSFGRYLQTLHLDNMKLKKFADNAFAGVTVLKTAHVENNRLTQLPRNFPFDKLETLTLSRNAWHCNCQLAHLRKWLKGNRTRTEDTCSTPAQYRGQSIRDTPALRTCKLPTKRSKKGSRH